AAGCGTTGCACGTGGGCGGCCGTCGCTTCTGGGTCCGTGCCATCCAAGGTGGCGTTCATTTCCTCGCGTAGGATCAGGATGTCGCGGATGTGAAGCGCTGGTGCGGCGAGCAGCACAAGGAATGCGCTAGGTGTCTCCTGCGCGGCTAGGGGACCGGCGATGCCCCCCTCCGAGTGCCCCACGTAGCCGGTACGAGAAGCGTCGACGGAGGGTTGGTCTTGCAGCCAGCGCATGGCAGCGGCCGCGTCTGCGGCAAAGTCGGGGACGCCAGCGGTTTCGAAGTCGCCAGAGCTCGCCGCCACACCGCGATCGTCGTAGCGAAGCACGGCAAAGCCTTGCCGCACGAGGTAGTCCGACAGGATCAGGAACGGGCGATGGCCGCCGGTGGCCTCGTCACGGTCCTGAGGCCCTGAGCCGGTGATGAGCACCACCGCAGGAAACACGCCTTCGCCGTGAGGGTGGGTGAGTTCGCCCGCGAGCGTGACGCCCGTATCGCCGCCGGGGAAGCGTACCTCCTGGATGGCGTAGTCGCGCACGAGCGCGGCCTCTCGTGGGCGAAGGGTGCTGGCGTCCTCGCCGTGGGCCAGGGGCAGGCAAGCGTGGCTGGCGGCGATCATGGTCAAGGCG
This genomic window from Pseudomonadota bacterium contains:
- a CDS encoding alpha/beta fold hydrolase, translated to MTARRIALTMIAASHACLPLAHGEDASTLRPREAALVRDYAIQEVRFPGGDTGVTLAGELTHPHGEGVFPAVVLITGSGPQDRDEATGGHRPFLILSDYLVRQGFAVLRYDDRGVAASSGDFETAGVPDFAADAAAAMRWLQDQPSVDASRTGYVGHSEGGIAGPLAAQETPSAFLVLLAAPALHIRDILILREEMNATLDGTDPEATAAHVQRLRAMFQAIQSSTSPEQAFVEGKRRMLALGASEDAATGWTGAFTSGPLYWVAKYDPAPTLVSFSGPILALYGAEDRKIVPAQNAAVAERSAEHPASRVVIVPGMNHLFQPVATQERIEYEESDISFDDSALAVIGDWLEKTIGPHDQGQREAMDLKSRSADPH